The following proteins are encoded in a genomic region of Nocardioides sp. cx-173:
- a CDS encoding FAD-binding and (Fe-S)-binding domain-containing protein — translation MSDLVAALRREGIADVDDSALARALYSSDASLYRVVPRVVVRPRHRDELDAVLAVARSARVPVTMRGAGTSIAGNAVGEGIVVDTSRHLRRILEIDPEARTARVEPGVVHAALQAATAPYGLRLGPDPSTHTRCTIGGMVGNNACGSRALGYGRTSDNVVAVDALFGSGETDVSAALGALADAHLAHLRTHFGRFSRQVSGYALEQLLPENGRRVDRLLAGSEGTLALLRDVTVSLVAEETRHLVVLGYPSMIEAADAVPSLLAVESRPRLSAAGGRLVACEGLDSRIVDLVRARRAVPELPRGAGWLFVEVAGEDAESLLADLEAASGCLDRRRVSDPGEVAQLWRIREDGAGLAARSLATPAYSGWEDAAVPPERLGAWLRDFDELLREHGLDGVPYGHFGDGCVHVRIDFPFHDATGGRRVFRDFLTASALRLREHGGSLSGEHGDGRARSELLPLMYDADSLALFGAVKAACDPDGLLNPGVLVAPAPLDADLRPGRPRLSISPALRLTHDGGSLGDAVHRCTGVGKCVAATSADVMCPSYQATREEKDSTRGRARVLQEALDGTLVHGLADPAVHEALDLCLSCKGCASDCPTGVDLATYKAEVLHQTYRGRRRPRGHYTLGRLPAWADRVAPAAGVANALLRFGAVARLAKAGAGIDRRRSLPAFARRTLRAQARSAEPGAPDVWVWADSFTDHFHPVAGTAAVRVLAAAGLTARVIPEDACCAITWVTTGQLDRARTILARTVATLAPYVASGVPVLGLEPSCLATLRSDAVQLTEDPRAAVVAGGVLTLAELWERLRWPLPDLTGTEVVAQPHCHHASVLGWDADDRLLAATGASVTRVAGCCGLAGSFGMEQGHYEVSVAVAETHLLPAVRAAAPGAVVLADGLSCRLQLDDLAGVRAMHLAELLAPRLPG, via the coding sequence GTGAGCGACCTGGTCGCCGCGCTGCGGCGTGAGGGGATCGCGGACGTCGACGACTCGGCCCTGGCCCGGGCGCTCTACTCCTCCGACGCCTCGCTCTACCGCGTCGTGCCGCGGGTGGTGGTGCGCCCGCGCCACCGCGACGAGCTCGATGCGGTGCTCGCCGTGGCGAGGAGCGCGAGGGTGCCGGTGACGATGCGCGGGGCCGGGACGTCGATCGCCGGCAACGCCGTGGGGGAGGGCATCGTCGTCGACACCTCCCGACACCTGCGCCGGATCCTCGAGATCGACCCGGAGGCCCGGACGGCACGCGTGGAGCCGGGGGTCGTGCACGCGGCGCTGCAGGCCGCGACGGCGCCGTACGGTCTCCGGCTCGGGCCCGACCCGTCGACCCACACCCGCTGCACGATCGGGGGGATGGTCGGCAACAACGCGTGCGGCTCACGGGCGCTGGGCTACGGGCGTACGTCGGACAACGTCGTCGCGGTCGACGCCCTCTTCGGCTCCGGCGAGACCGACGTGTCCGCCGCTCTGGGGGCGCTTGCCGACGCGCACCTGGCACACCTGCGCACCCACTTCGGGCGGTTCTCCCGGCAGGTCAGCGGCTATGCGCTGGAACAGCTGCTCCCGGAGAACGGGCGCCGGGTCGACCGGCTGCTGGCGGGCTCGGAGGGCACGCTCGCGCTGCTGCGCGACGTGACCGTGTCGTTGGTGGCCGAGGAGACGCGGCACCTGGTCGTGCTGGGCTACCCGTCGATGATCGAGGCCGCCGACGCGGTGCCGAGCCTGCTGGCTGTGGAGAGCCGGCCGCGACTGTCGGCGGCCGGTGGTCGGCTGGTGGCATGCGAAGGACTCGACTCCCGGATCGTCGACCTGGTCCGCGCGCGCCGAGCCGTGCCGGAGCTGCCCCGGGGCGCGGGCTGGCTCTTCGTCGAGGTCGCGGGCGAGGACGCCGAGAGCCTGCTGGCGGACCTGGAGGCGGCGTCGGGCTGCCTGGATCGGCGGCGGGTGAGCGACCCGGGGGAGGTTGCCCAGCTGTGGCGGATCCGCGAGGACGGCGCCGGGCTGGCCGCGCGCAGCCTGGCGACACCGGCCTACTCCGGCTGGGAGGACGCGGCCGTGCCGCCCGAGCGGCTCGGGGCGTGGCTGCGCGACTTCGACGAGCTGCTGCGCGAGCACGGCCTGGACGGGGTCCCCTACGGGCACTTCGGCGACGGCTGCGTCCACGTGCGCATCGACTTCCCCTTCCACGACGCGACCGGTGGGCGGCGGGTCTTCCGCGACTTCCTGACGGCGAGCGCGCTGCGCCTGCGCGAGCACGGCGGCTCGCTGTCGGGCGAGCACGGCGACGGACGCGCACGCTCGGAGCTGCTGCCGTTGATGTACGACGCCGACTCGCTGGCGCTGTTCGGGGCGGTCAAGGCCGCCTGCGACCCCGACGGCCTGCTCAACCCCGGGGTGCTGGTCGCGCCCGCCCCCCTGGACGCGGACCTCCGGCCCGGCCGGCCGCGGCTGTCGATCTCGCCGGCCCTGCGGCTCACCCACGACGGTGGCTCGCTCGGCGACGCGGTCCACCGGTGCACGGGCGTCGGCAAGTGCGTCGCCGCGACCTCGGCCGACGTCATGTGCCCCTCCTACCAGGCAACTCGCGAGGAGAAGGACTCCACCCGAGGGCGGGCCCGGGTCCTGCAGGAGGCGCTCGACGGCACCCTGGTCCACGGACTGGCCGATCCCGCGGTGCACGAGGCGCTCGACCTGTGCCTGTCCTGCAAGGGCTGCGCGTCCGACTGCCCGACCGGCGTGGACCTGGCCACCTACAAGGCGGAGGTGCTCCACCAGACCTACCGGGGACGACGACGCCCGCGCGGCCATTACACGCTCGGCCGGCTGCCGGCGTGGGCCGACCGGGTGGCGCCCGCGGCCGGCGTCGCCAACGCCCTGCTGCGGTTCGGCGCGGTGGCGCGGCTGGCCAAGGCGGGCGCCGGCATCGACCGCAGGCGCTCGCTGCCGGCCTTCGCCCGACGGACGCTGCGCGCCCAGGCCCGGTCCGCCGAGCCCGGCGCTCCGGACGTCTGGGTGTGGGCCGACTCCTTCACCGACCACTTCCACCCGGTCGCGGGCACGGCGGCGGTGCGGGTGCTCGCGGCGGCGGGGCTCACCGCCCGGGTCATCCCCGAGGACGCCTGCTGCGCGATCACCTGGGTGACCACGGGCCAGCTCGACCGCGCCCGCACGATCCTGGCGCGGACGGTGGCGACCTTGGCGCCGTACGTCGCGTCGGGGGTGCCGGTGCTCGGCCTTGAGCCGTCCTGCCTCGCGACGCTGCGCAGCGACGCGGTGCAGCTGACCGAGGACCCGCGGGCAGCGGTGGTGGCGGGTGGCGTGCTCACGCTGGCCGAGCTGTGGGAGCGCTTGCGCTGGCCGCTGCCCGACCTGACCGGCACCGAGGTGGTGGCGCAGCCGCACTGTCACCACGCCTCGGTGCTGGGGTGGGACGCCGACGATCGGCTGCTGGCCGCGACCGGGGCCTCGGTGACCCGGGTCGCGGGCTGCTGCGGGCTGGCCGGCAGCTTCGGGATGGAGCAGGGCCACTACGAGGTCTCGGTCGCGGTGGCCGAGACCCACCTGCTGCCGGCCGTGCGTGCCGCGGCCCCCGGGGCGGTGGTGCTCGCCGACGGACTGTCGTGCCGACTGCAGCTCGACGACCTCGCGGGGGTACGGGCGATGCACCTCGCCGAGCTGCTCGCTCCTAGACTGCCTGGATGA
- a CDS encoding NUDIX hydrolase, protein MSRRSERVQRVAAYAVILREGQILLSRLSPKLARSETWTLPGGGVEHGEDPREAVVREVYEETGLPVTVGETAHTFSLYLPDTWRQGRRVNAHSIRLVYDGWVPVDAPEPHVVEVDGSTAEAAWQPLADVLDGTVPTVSLVREALSAHETFRLQRVAAYALVEREGAVLLARVSPRGFHTGLWSLPGGGIDHGEPPRDAVVREVREEAGVEVEVGEVLTVDDERIRGTAPSGRDEELHAVGLVFTATVVGEPGPLVTEVGGTTDAVAWVPVSEIESGAVPVVPLVRSALRARNGGLS, encoded by the coding sequence GTGAGCCGCCGGTCCGAGCGGGTCCAACGGGTGGCGGCGTACGCCGTCATCCTGCGGGAGGGGCAGATCCTGCTCAGCCGGCTGTCGCCGAAGCTCGCGCGCAGTGAAACGTGGACGCTCCCCGGCGGCGGCGTCGAGCACGGTGAGGACCCACGGGAGGCCGTCGTCCGCGAGGTCTACGAGGAGACCGGGCTGCCGGTCACCGTCGGGGAGACTGCGCACACGTTCTCGTTGTACCTGCCCGACACCTGGCGCCAGGGTCGCCGGGTCAACGCGCACAGCATCCGCCTGGTGTACGACGGCTGGGTGCCGGTCGACGCGCCGGAGCCCCACGTCGTCGAGGTCGACGGGTCGACGGCGGAAGCGGCCTGGCAGCCCCTGGCCGACGTACTCGACGGGACCGTGCCCACGGTCTCGCTGGTCCGTGAGGCGCTGTCGGCCCACGAGACCTTCCGGCTGCAGCGGGTGGCGGCGTACGCGCTGGTCGAGCGCGAGGGTGCGGTGCTGCTGGCCCGCGTCTCGCCGCGGGGCTTCCACACCGGGCTGTGGTCCCTTCCCGGCGGTGGCATCGACCACGGCGAGCCCCCGCGCGACGCGGTCGTGCGCGAGGTGCGCGAGGAGGCCGGCGTCGAGGTCGAGGTGGGCGAGGTGCTCACCGTGGACGACGAGCGCATCCGCGGCACGGCCCCCTCCGGCCGCGACGAGGAGCTGCACGCGGTCGGGCTGGTCTTCACCGCCACGGTCGTGGGAGAGCCGGGGCCGCTGGTGACCGAGGTGGGCGGCACCACGGACGCGGTCGCGTGGGTGCCGGTCTCCGAGATCGAGAGCGGTGCGGTGCCGGTCGTGCCGCTCGTGCGCTCGGCGCTGCGCGCCCGCAACGGCGGGCTATCTTGA